The genomic stretch CACAGGTCGGGGTCGGAACTCTCTGCCCCCCAAGTAGGAGACAGCGCAGGGGTAGCAGTTGAAGCGGCACCCCCGTGAGGCATGGACCAGATCAACCATCTGCACGCCCTTATGATTATAGAGCTTGCGGTTGAGAATGTCCCGCCGGGCCGGGCCGACCAAGGCGATGTCCGGTCGGTCGTTTATAAAATCATAGCAGGGCTGGAGGGAATTTTTCTTGAAATCGGAAAAAACCTGCTCCATCCGGCCTTCAGCCTCGCCGAGAAAGACAGCGTCTGCATGCTCCATGGTTTCTTCGGCATGGAGCATGGTGGAAATGCCGCCGAAGATGACCTTGACCCCTTGTTTGCGATAGCGGTCTGCTATTTCCCAGCCCCGTTTCACCTGTACGGTGAGCATCATGGAGATACCGACAAAATCCACGGGATCGTCAAAGTCGATTTCTTCCAGATTTTCATCAACAAAATCAATGTCAACATATTCGGGTAAGGCGGCGGCAAAGACCACAGGACCGTGCGGGGGCAGGTGGAACTCGGTCTGCCTGCCGAGCTTAGGCCATTTGGGATAAATCAGTTTGAATTTCATGGTAAAATATAGAGGTTATCAAAGCATATGTGCAGCTGCGTATTCAATCACCTGACCCGGAGTGACCACAGGCCCGATAATAGATTCTAGGGCGCGGAGGTCTCGTCTCCAGGTATCAAGGGTGTGGAAAAATTCTTCCGGCATTTCCTGTTCTTTGGCGAACTCCTCATGGGACGTGTCTATCCGATGGATAAGTTTTTCAATGTAGAGGGAGAACTGGTGGTTATAGAGCTCCTGACTGTATTCCTTGTCGATCAGCTCGCTGAAGAGTCGTTGCAGGTCACGGTATTTTGGTATGAGCCCGATGGGGGTCCAAATGGTTTCCGCCTTGCCCTGATGCATCAGGGCCATGATTCGCATCCAGACCTCGGTGTCCTTCTTTTCTCCCAGGAGTCCGTCCTCCTCTCCGGGGGCGAGTTCACGACGGGCATTTTTATGCAGCCAGTAATTGACCTGAAAACCGCTGGGGAGGCAGTCTTCATGAATAGCAGGGTTTTCGCCGAAGGCCTTATAATGGGCAATGTATTGCCCCAGAGGGCCGGGAAAAAATGCCTCGTTGGCAAAGGGCGAGCGTTTTTCACTGCCATCGGCACCGAGCTCGGTCGCCGTGGTGGCGGAGCGGATAATTGCTCCATGCACAACCGTGTTCATCCAGTCATGGGCCATGATAATGGTGGGCATGGTGGTGTAATCTCGACCTCCGAAAACTAGGGCACTCAGCTTGACCCCTTCAGCGTTTTCCGTAGCCGGGTCATAATTGGCTAAGGTATCCAGGGGAATGGTGAATCGGGCGTTTTTATGGGACATGGGACGACCGGACTCTTTTGTCCATTCACCTGCAAAATTACGCCCTGTTTCCGGCAGATCATAATCGCAGCCTTCCCAATACGGTTTTTGTTCATGAACCAGCAAGTTGGAAAAAATGACTTCCTCGCCTTCCCGTTCCAGCACATCCATTGTTTCCGGGTCATCTGTCCGGTTCATGCCTTCGATAATCCCGAACATGCCTTTTTCTGGATTTACTGCTCGGACCTCACCACTCTCCTTATCGATAAAGATCTTGGCAAGATCGTCACCGATCAGGGCATCACCCGTCATTGCGGTTCCGGTCTTGCCGCAGCCGCTGGGATATGCACCGGCAAAATAGACAGTATCGCCGTCAACATCAAAACCGGTGATGAACATGTGTTCATCCAGCCGACTGCCAAAATGGTAGCGCAGGTTGTTCATGTTGGCGAAACGGTGATTGATTTTTTTAGGGGCAATGGAATTGCCCGCGTACTGGTTGTTGACGCTATAGGAATGGAAACGCTCCACATCCATGTAGATGCGCCGATGCTCAAGGTGGGCGGAAACATGGTCGGCTGTTAAGTCGCCAGCAGTATGGTAGTTGATAAAGAGATAGCCTTTTTCTTCGACATCGCGGGAAAAATTTTTCGGGTCAATCATTCGATAAAGCAGATACTCACTGTGGATGACATAGTATGAATCCGTGATCTGGAGCGTCGGGTCTGCAACTTTACTGCCGATGGGGCCTCGGGAGATGAATGAAACAATCATCTCCTTATTAACCATGAGATCATCCATGATCATGCGAACCTCAACCAATCCGGCCCGATGGTCGAGCTTTTGCTGGAGAGAGCTGATGGGCGTATCAGGGTACGCGAGGTATTTTGTATTGGCTGTGTCGCGTCCCTGGTCCTTGGGCCCATCAAAATGGTAGGTGTGATCCGAGGTTGCCAGCGGGAACTCTTCATTATGGTTGAGGGCCTGCCGCCTGATATAGGCCATATCCTCTTCAGAACCGGTATTCAGGAACAGGGAGGCGGGGTTCATTCTGGTGGCGCCGTTGAAGATCGGTTCGATGACAGCCGGGCTGCACTGCATCAGTTTAGAAGAGTCAGCCTTGTCCATCAACCCTTCAAGGAAGGTTTTCATTGTTTCTAGTCTGAAAACGCTTGTCGAGCTGTCTTGGGCATGGCGGGTGTTCTGTCGGTCAGCAGTATTCATGGTTGGGTTCTCGTGGGAGTTATAGAAGATGCATTATCTTGCTTTTTGTACTTTCGCTCTTCGCTCTATATCCATAGCATATTTCGGCAGAATCTGAAAGTAGCTTGAATAGAGTGGGAGATAGAGCCTGGTCACAGGGACGATTGATGCGTCTGGTCCACAAAAATATCCTTTTGAATCGAGAGGGAAGTTGGCACGTTATATATTTTTTTATTTAAAAATGCAGGTCTATTAACAGGTAATAGTTTTTTTACCGGTGTGTGAAAAATATACAGTAAGTTTAACTTCTTTAAATTGTGATGTTAAATATAGTTGTGGTTTTTTGATAGAGAAAATTTTCTGTGTAATTAATATTCATAACCAATAAGCAGTCAGTTCTTTTTAGACCTCTATCTGTACGAAATACAGATATAAAATATTTTTCTTTTTCAGGAATGATTTATGCTTTATTTGTTTATAGATTGATATTTTTGAACCTGAAAGAAAGCTCACCTATATGAGGAGTAACGACCGCACTGGTTGTTGCTGTTGCTTTTTTCTTTTCGATATATCAGCATTATGTGTTTTTTGAAGACGGAAAAGGGTTGAACTTTTTCTTAACTGTTAAATTATATACGATATAGGTTTGTTATGAATACTGAAAAAACACAATGCGATCGTATCAATGAATTGAGAAATAAAATTTACTATGCTGAAATAGCACGAGATACTTACGAAGGAAGACACCCAATTCTTTACGAAACAAATTCGCTGTATGTTGATGTGTTAAAGCAGGAGTTGAGTGGTTTGGAATACGCGGAAGGAGCATGAGATACCTCCGGCCCTTAAAGACCCATCTGCCTCTATTGCCATTTTGAGTTATTTGATGAGTATCTGATGAATAGCCTTTTTGTATTATTGCTGAAAATATATTAACGGGCGAGCAAATGCGTACAGGAATCTGCCACCGGGCGGCGTGTTGAGCACGTTGACCCGGTTTTTTTGTTTTCAGCCTGGATATTCGGGTGATTTACCCGGATAAAATGAGGTGTTTGCCTCATTGAGAGGCAACTTTAAATACATTATAGTGATACGAATTTGGAAAAGTACCATAGGGTAATGTGCTTAAGGATAAACATGAAGACTGATAACTTGTTAAATTGCTGGCAATTCAAAAAATGTGGAAGAGAACCCGGCGGAAGGAATGTTGAACAATCTGGAGTTTGCTCGGTTGCTGTTGAAATAGGAGCAGATGGCATACATAACGGAAAAAATGGTGGTCGCTGTTGCTGGGTTATAACCAATTCTGTTTGCGAGAGCAGTACACATGGTTTTTGTTTGAACAAGATAAGGGGATGCAGAGAGTGCGATTTTTATATTTTTGTCGAAAAATCAGAAAGGTTGCTTTTTGCGGCATAGGCGTCTTTGGCCGGGCATGTAAACAGCGTATGCCCTGAGCTTCGCCCTCCTCCTCTTGTTGTGCAATGGCTCTTTGGCTTTCAGTAGCTATTTTTAGGGGATCATCTTTGGATATCTTTATTTAATATGAAAAAAACCATGAGTAACTCATTGAGCATTTTGTTGACAAACGGTTTAGCTGCGCTGGCAAGTTTTGTTGTTTCATTGATGATCATGAGTGTCAGTTATTATTATTCACTTGGCTTGTTCTCCTTTATTATTGCTCCGTTAATAGGCGGGGTTATGGCTGCATATATGGTGCTTTTTTTTTTAAAAGAGGGGGATTTTTTGTCTTTGGCTCAGGCATCTTGGCATACCCTCTTATTAGGGGCCACGACTGCGTTGGTTGTTGCTGTTGTTTTTGTTTGTGCAATGTCACAGCATTATTTATTTTTTTGAGGATAGAAAAAGGCGTTGAACTTTTTCTTGATTATCAAGTTACTGCGGTATAGGTTTGTTATGGATAGTGAAAAGACAAAATATGATCGGATCAATGAGTTGAAAAATAAAATTTACTATGCTGAAACAGCACGAGAGACGTATAAGGGAAGGTACGCTATTCTGTACGAAACAAATTCGCTGTATGTTGACATGTTAAAGCAGGAGTTGAGTGGCTTGGAGTACACAGAAGGAGCATGATATACCTCTTTTCAAAAGACTCATCTGTCTCTATTGTCCTTTCGAGTTGTTTTCATGCCATTGTTATCTTGACAGTGTTCGTGCTGAAGATATATTAACGAGCGAGCAAATGCGTTCAGGAACCTGCCACCGGGCGCGTGCTCTGCACGTGGCCCGGTTTTTTATTTGTCTGGACTCTGGTACTCCCCCCACTCATAAAATACTCTCTCTGAGAGCTGGACTCTTTGCCGGAAAATAGATAGATCTGTTTTTTAGAAGAGCTTCGTGCAGAACGGGACAGAGTCCGTGCAGGTTTTCATTTGCTTTCGAGCGGGACATGTTGAATTGAGTCCCTAATACGTCGAACGTAGGATATACTTTTAAATCATAGAGAACAAACAGAAGCTTGTCTCGCATCAAAGGCAATGCTCCTTTTCTGCCGCCTCCAGGACGACGTTTCCGGGTTCCTGCGGAAAGTCCCCGCTGTCGCAGCGTTTCAACGATCAGGGTGAATGTCTCAAGCAGGATGTCGAATTGTTCCTGCGTTAATCCTGTCAAGGCACGCAGGTGACGGTCGACGCGTGTTTTTATAGTCATCAGGTGTCTCCGGTTGAATTGATCGGGATATTACCTGGTTTTTAAAAAGGAACAAGTCTACTCAACAAACCAAAAAAGGAGGATTGTTATGCAT from Candidatus Electrothrix communis encodes the following:
- a CDS encoding phosphoenolpyruvate carboxykinase domain-containing protein translates to MNTADRQNTRHAQDSSTSVFRLETMKTFLEGLMDKADSSKLMQCSPAVIEPIFNGATRMNPASLFLNTGSEEDMAYIRRQALNHNEEFPLATSDHTYHFDGPKDQGRDTANTKYLAYPDTPISSLQQKLDHRAGLVEVRMIMDDLMVNKEMIVSFISRGPIGSKVADPTLQITDSYYVIHSEYLLYRMIDPKNFSRDVEEKGYLFINYHTAGDLTADHVSAHLEHRRIYMDVERFHSYSVNNQYAGNSIAPKKINHRFANMNNLRYHFGSRLDEHMFITGFDVDGDTVYFAGAYPSGCGKTGTAMTGDALIGDDLAKIFIDKESGEVRAVNPEKGMFGIIEGMNRTDDPETMDVLEREGEEVIFSNLLVHEQKPYWEGCDYDLPETGRNFAGEWTKESGRPMSHKNARFTIPLDTLANYDPATENAEGVKLSALVFGGRDYTTMPTIIMAHDWMNTVVHGAIIRSATTATELGADGSEKRSPFANEAFFPGPLGQYIAHYKAFGENPAIHEDCLPSGFQVNYWLHKNARRELAPGEEDGLLGEKKDTEVWMRIMALMHQGKAETIWTPIGLIPKYRDLQRLFSELIDKEYSQELYNHQFSLYIEKLIHRIDTSHEEFAKEQEMPEEFFHTLDTWRRDLRALESIIGPVVTPGQVIEYAAAHML
- a CDS encoding transposase family protein produces the protein MTIKTRVDRHLRALTGLTQEQFDILLETFTLIVETLRQRGLSAGTRKRRPGGGRKGALPLMRDKLLFVLYDLKVYPTFDVLGTQFNMSRSKANENLHGLCPVLHEALLKNRSIYFPAKSPALRESIL